One genomic segment of Novisyntrophococcus fermenticellae includes these proteins:
- a CDS encoding DUF3343 domain-containing protein produces MAREKTYKVVFTFHSTTQAIRMEECCKRTGMAGRLIPVPRQISAGCGMAWAAEAEKRESIEKLIDKEGIEVEGVHELLL; encoded by the coding sequence ATGGCAAGGGAAAAGACATATAAAGTTGTTTTCACCTTTCATAGTACCACCCAGGCAATCCGGATGGAGGAGTGCTGCAAGAGGACAGGTATGGCAGGAAGACTGATACCGGTTCCGAGACAGATTTCTGCGGGCTGCGGCATGGCCTGGGCTGCGGAAGCCGAAAAGCGGGAATCCATAGAGAAACTGATTGATAAAGAAGGCATAGAAGTGGAGGGAGTTCATGAACTCTTATTGTAA
- a CDS encoding acylphosphatase: MLEKERWHIIFTGKVQSVGFRYRSKYAADALGLCGWVQNLWDGSVEMEVQGEEEAIRQMLSAIQTSKYILIENIRADKVPIQAEGGFHIR, translated from the coding sequence ATGTTGGAAAAAGAGCGATGGCATATTATATTTACTGGCAAAGTGCAGTCCGTGGGATTTCGTTACCGTTCCAAATACGCCGCAGATGCCCTTGGCCTGTGTGGCTGGGTGCAGAATCTGTGGGATGGTTCTGTAGAGATGGAGGTTCAGGGAGAAGAGGAAGCAATCCGTCAGATGCTATCAGCCATACAGACTTCCAAATATATACTCATAGAGAATATCCGGGCAGATAAAGTCCCCATACAGGCAGAAGGCGGATTTCACATTCGATAG
- a CDS encoding CDP-alcohol phosphatidyltransferase family protein — protein MKKTDRKEIFSIPNCMSFFRLLLIPVFCIIYLKADSLKDYYTAAAIVIISAVTDFLDGKIARKFHMITEFGKFLDPLADKLTHGAIAICLIQRYHYMKWLVLVMVLKEGFMAVMGMINLKYGKKLDGAKMHGKICTASLFLILAIFIFIPELSGTVANVLITMGIIIMLITWALYIPVFYKMHKEVI, from the coding sequence ATTAAAAAAACAGACAGGAAAGAGATCTTTTCCATACCAAATTGTATGAGCTTTTTCAGGCTATTGTTAATACCGGTTTTTTGTATCATCTATTTGAAGGCAGATTCCTTAAAAGATTATTATACGGCGGCTGCAATTGTAATAATTTCAGCCGTCACAGATTTTTTAGATGGTAAGATAGCCAGAAAATTCCATATGATAACAGAATTCGGAAAATTTCTAGATCCTCTGGCGGATAAGCTGACCCATGGGGCAATTGCAATATGCCTCATTCAGCGGTATCATTATATGAAGTGGCTGGTTCTGGTCATGGTTTTAAAGGAAGGCTTTATGGCGGTTATGGGAATGATAAACTTAAAGTATGGAAAGAAGCTGGACGGAGCAAAGATGCATGGAAAGATTTGTACGGCAAGTTTATTCCTGATATTAGCTATCTTTATTTTCATCCCGGAGCTGTCTGGGACAGTGGCCAACGTACTGATAACTATGGGAATTATAATTATGCTGATTACATGGGCATTGTATATTCCTGTGTTTTATAAGATGCACAAAGAAGTAATCTAA
- the feoB gene encoding ferrous iron transport protein B → MTLKDLEIGESASILSVGGEGALRQHFLDMGLIPEAEVTMVKLAPMGDPIQLKIHGYELTIRIADAEKIEVSRIDTLTQEKVIRRNKRQIPHPGLGEGGKYHVKADEHPLKDGEKLTFALAGNQNSGKTTFFNRLTGANQHVGNFPGVTVDRKDGVIKGRGDTLVTDLPGIYSMSPYSSEEIVTREFILHEKPKGIINIVDASNIERNLYLTLQLMELDVPMVIALNMMDEVRENGGSILINEMESMLGVPVVPISAAKNEGINEIIEHALHVAKYQERPGRLDFCSADGERGAVHRCIHSILHLIEDHAEKAGIPARFAATKLAEKDALVLEKLNLDSNEKEILAHMILQMEKERGLDCAAAVADMRFHFIQKLCDVTVVKPKESKEHARSRKIDKILTGKYTAIPAFAGIMGIVFWLTFNVIGAFLSDLLDMGITWLTGLTDAALRAMDVNSAVHSLVIDGIFTGVGSVLSFLPIIVTLFFFLSMLEDSGYMARVAFVMDKLLRKIGLSGRSIVPMLIGFGCTVPGVMASRTLSSERDRKMTILLTPFMSCSAKLPIYAFFTAAFFPKQGALVMVLLYFIGIAVGILVALLLKGSVFKGEPVPFVMELPNYRLPGAKNVVQLLWEKAKDFLQRAFTVIFIATIAIWFLQTFDLHFKIVKDSQNSILAFAAGIIAPVFNPLGFGDWRISTALITGFMAKESVVSTLSVLIPSKESLLGLLTPLTAAALLVFCLLYTPCVAAVASIKRELGGKWAVAVVIGQCAIAWLAAFMIHGIGVVFGFS, encoded by the coding sequence ATGACATTAAAAGATTTGGAAATTGGAGAGTCTGCTTCCATTCTGTCTGTTGGAGGAGAAGGTGCTTTAAGGCAGCATTTTCTTGATATGGGACTTATTCCGGAAGCTGAAGTTACGATGGTAAAGCTGGCGCCTATGGGTGACCCGATACAATTAAAGATTCATGGATATGAGTTGACAATCAGAATCGCTGATGCCGAAAAAATAGAAGTCAGCCGGATTGATACTTTAACGCAGGAAAAGGTGATTCGTCGGAATAAGAGACAGATACCCCATCCGGGACTGGGAGAAGGGGGTAAGTATCACGTAAAGGCAGATGAGCATCCGCTAAAAGATGGAGAAAAGCTGACATTTGCGCTTGCAGGAAATCAAAACTCCGGAAAAACCACCTTTTTTAATCGTCTGACCGGTGCAAATCAGCATGTTGGAAATTTCCCCGGAGTTACGGTAGACAGAAAAGACGGAGTAATAAAAGGGCGCGGAGATACGCTTGTGACAGACTTGCCGGGAATCTATTCCATGTCCCCCTACAGCAGCGAGGAAATCGTAACCCGGGAATTTATTCTACATGAAAAGCCGAAAGGCATCATCAATATTGTAGATGCATCCAATATAGAGAGAAATCTATATCTGACGTTACAACTGATGGAACTGGATGTTCCGATGGTAATAGCACTTAATATGATGGATGAGGTCCGGGAAAACGGTGGTTCTATCCTGATCAATGAAATGGAAAGTATGCTGGGAGTTCCGGTGGTTCCCATATCAGCCGCAAAGAATGAAGGTATTAATGAAATCATAGAACACGCCCTTCATGTGGCAAAGTATCAGGAGCGGCCCGGGAGACTGGATTTTTGCAGTGCGGATGGAGAAAGGGGTGCTGTACACAGATGCATTCACAGTATACTTCATCTTATTGAAGACCATGCTGAAAAAGCAGGGATTCCGGCGCGGTTTGCGGCCACTAAGCTGGCTGAAAAGGATGCCCTCGTTCTGGAAAAACTGAATCTTGATTCCAACGAAAAAGAAATACTTGCCCATATGATTCTGCAGATGGAAAAAGAACGTGGGCTGGACTGCGCCGCCGCGGTTGCAGATATGAGATTTCATTTTATTCAGAAGCTATGTGATGTAACGGTGGTAAAACCAAAGGAAAGCAAAGAGCATGCGAGAAGTAGAAAAATTGATAAAATTCTGACTGGCAAGTATACTGCCATTCCTGCTTTTGCAGGTATTATGGGGATCGTATTCTGGCTGACCTTTAATGTGATTGGTGCCTTTCTGTCCGATTTGCTTGACATGGGAATTACCTGGCTTACAGGTCTTACAGATGCCGCACTTAGAGCAATGGATGTTAACTCTGCCGTTCATTCCCTGGTGATTGACGGTATTTTTACTGGTGTAGGAAGCGTTTTGAGTTTTCTGCCTATTATTGTTACACTTTTCTTTTTTCTTTCCATGCTGGAAGATAGCGGATATATGGCGAGGGTAGCTTTTGTTATGGACAAGCTTCTGCGAAAAATCGGTCTTTCAGGACGCAGTATCGTACCGATGCTGATTGGATTCGGCTGCACTGTACCCGGAGTCATGGCAAGCAGAACGCTGTCTTCTGAGCGGGACCGGAAAATGACCATATTGCTGACACCATTTATGAGCTGTTCTGCCAAACTCCCGATTTATGCTTTCTTCACGGCAGCATTTTTCCCCAAACAGGGAGCATTGGTTATGGTTTTATTGTATTTTATCGGAATTGCAGTTGGAATTCTCGTTGCATTATTGTTGAAGGGAAGTGTTTTTAAAGGAGAGCCGGTGCCTTTTGTGATGGAACTGCCGAATTACCGTTTGCCGGGAGCTAAGAATGTAGTTCAGTTACTATGGGAAAAAGCAAAGGATTTTCTTCAAAGGGCTTTTACTGTTATTTTTATTGCGACGATTGCTATCTGGTTCTTACAGACTTTTGATTTACACTTTAAGATTGTAAAGGATTCTCAAAACAGTATTCTTGCTTTTGCTGCAGGAATCATCGCACCGGTGTTTAATCCATTAGGGTTTGGTGACTGGAGAATTTCCACAGCTTTGATAACAGGATTTATGGCTAAGGAAAGTGTGGTATCAACGCTGTCTGTGCTGATACCATCGAAAGAATCCTTACTTGGTTTGCTGACACCCTTAACTGCAGCTGCACTGTTGGTGTTCTGCCTTTTATATACACCGTGTGTTGCCGCCGTTGCATCTATCAAACGCGAGCTGGGTGGAAAATGGGCTGTGGCAGTAGTGATCGGGCAGTGTGCAATTGCGTGGCTGGCAGCATTTATGATACATGGTATTGGGGTTGTATTCGGATTCAGCTAG
- the xdh gene encoding selenium-dependent xanthine dehydrogenase yields the protein MNSYCKLWINGKEYEFESDRKLMQVLRDDCHLKSVKDGCSEGACGTCTVLINGRAQKACTQKIGKLEGADILTVEGLSQREKDVFVYAFGEAGAVQCGFCIPGMVMCAKALLDKNPDPARVEIAAAIRNNICRCTGYKKIIDGIELAGKMLREDIPIEEQEEMIKVGSDFHRIDVEGKVLGTGIYVDDLEIDGMIYGGAVRTKYPRARVLSINTEKAKALPGVVSVLTAKDVPGSNKVGHLKHDWDAMIPEGDITRYMGDAIALVAAETPEILAQAKELVEVEYEVLKPLTCPEEALKPDAPALHEGGNILSHEHLLRGNADEVIANSKFKVTRHYETPWTEHAFLEPECAVAMPFDDGVFIHSTDQGTYDTQHECCILLGLPPEKVIVENKLVGGGFGGKEDVSLQHHAALLAYLTGRIVKMKFTRAESLVVHPKRHPFSIDMTTACDENGYLTAMKAVVVSDTGAYASLGGPVLQRACTHAAGPYNYQVIDIDGTAVYTNNPPAGAFRGFGVTQTCFATECNLNLLAEMVGIDPFEIRYRNAIKPGQVLPNGQIADDCTGMVETLDAVKDIYYSNEYVGIGCAMKNAGVGVGIPDYGRVRLLVKDGKIEIHSGASCIGQGAGTVLIQMIAETLNLPYTKIKWRNPNTSTAPDSGTTSGSRQTTVTGEAGIRAANKLKEALEGKSLEELEGQEFYGEYLAKTDPMGTPVPNPVSHVAYGFATQLCILNEDGTIKEMIGAHDVGKAVNPKGAEGQIEGGIVMSLGYALTESYPLKDCVPTGKFGTIGLFRADKTPPVKSILIEKPGLKTSYGAIGIGEITSIPTAPAVQGAYYKLTGEFQTSLPLKNTPYEKKRK from the coding sequence ATGAACTCTTATTGTAAATTGTGGATTAATGGCAAAGAATACGAATTTGAATCTGACAGAAAGCTCATGCAGGTTTTGAGGGATGATTGTCATCTTAAATCTGTGAAAGACGGCTGCAGCGAAGGGGCCTGCGGAACCTGTACGGTCCTTATTAACGGGCGGGCCCAGAAAGCCTGTACGCAGAAAATCGGAAAACTGGAAGGGGCGGACATTCTGACCGTCGAAGGATTGAGCCAGAGGGAAAAAGACGTATTTGTATATGCATTTGGTGAGGCAGGAGCCGTTCAGTGTGGATTTTGTATTCCAGGGATGGTTATGTGTGCCAAAGCTTTACTGGATAAGAATCCGGATCCTGCCAGAGTGGAGATTGCGGCTGCTATTCGTAATAACATCTGCCGCTGCACGGGATATAAGAAAATTATCGATGGAATTGAACTTGCCGGAAAGATGCTCAGGGAGGATATTCCGATTGAAGAGCAGGAAGAGATGATAAAGGTTGGCTCTGACTTCCATAGAATCGATGTGGAGGGGAAAGTGCTTGGAACAGGCATCTATGTGGATGATCTTGAAATTGACGGAATGATTTACGGAGGTGCTGTGCGGACAAAATACCCAAGGGCACGGGTTTTGTCTATTAATACTGAAAAAGCGAAGGCGCTTCCGGGAGTTGTAAGCGTACTTACAGCGAAGGATGTTCCAGGTAGTAATAAAGTGGGGCATCTGAAACATGATTGGGATGCGATGATTCCCGAGGGTGATATTACTCGCTATATGGGGGATGCAATTGCACTTGTGGCTGCAGAGACACCTGAGATACTGGCACAGGCGAAAGAACTGGTCGAAGTGGAATATGAGGTATTAAAGCCGCTGACCTGTCCCGAAGAAGCATTAAAACCGGATGCTCCTGCGCTTCACGAAGGGGGCAATATCCTAAGCCATGAGCATCTGTTGCGTGGTAATGCGGACGAAGTGATCGCTAATTCAAAGTTTAAAGTCACCAGACACTATGAGACCCCCTGGACAGAACATGCATTTCTGGAGCCGGAATGTGCGGTTGCAATGCCATTTGATGATGGTGTTTTCATCCACAGCACAGATCAGGGCACATATGACACACAGCATGAATGCTGTATCCTTCTGGGACTGCCACCGGAAAAGGTGATTGTAGAGAATAAGTTGGTAGGCGGAGGATTTGGTGGAAAAGAAGATGTATCGCTTCAGCATCATGCTGCCTTGCTTGCCTATTTGACGGGGCGGATAGTGAAGATGAAATTTACCAGGGCGGAGAGTCTGGTTGTACATCCGAAGCGCCATCCGTTTTCCATTGATATGACAACAGCCTGTGATGAGAACGGATATCTTACGGCTATGAAGGCTGTAGTGGTTTCCGACACAGGAGCGTACGCTTCCCTGGGAGGTCCGGTATTGCAGAGAGCCTGTACGCATGCCGCAGGACCCTATAACTATCAAGTTATTGATATCGATGGTACAGCAGTTTACACGAATAATCCGCCGGCTGGAGCATTTCGTGGATTTGGCGTAACACAGACCTGTTTTGCCACAGAATGTAATCTGAATCTGTTGGCTGAGATGGTAGGAATTGACCCATTTGAAATCCGCTATCGAAATGCGATAAAACCGGGTCAGGTTCTGCCGAACGGGCAGATTGCTGATGACTGTACGGGAATGGTGGAAACGCTGGATGCCGTGAAAGACATCTACTATTCCAATGAATACGTGGGCATTGGCTGCGCCATGAAAAATGCAGGTGTCGGCGTAGGAATTCCGGATTATGGGAGAGTACGTCTGCTTGTAAAGGATGGAAAGATTGAAATTCATTCCGGCGCATCTTGTATTGGTCAGGGCGCAGGAACCGTATTGATACAGATGATTGCGGAAACACTCAATCTTCCATACACAAAAATCAAGTGGAGAAATCCCAATACGTCAACAGCCCCTGATTCCGGCACCACTTCAGGCTCCCGCCAGACTACAGTTACAGGAGAAGCGGGCATCCGGGCGGCGAACAAGCTGAAAGAGGCGTTGGAAGGAAAATCACTAGAGGAACTGGAAGGACAGGAGTTTTATGGGGAATATCTGGCTAAGACAGACCCCATGGGAACACCGGTTCCAAATCCGGTCTCTCACGTGGCCTATGGTTTTGCCACACAGCTGTGCATCCTAAATGAAGACGGTACCATAAAAGAGATGATCGGTGCCCATGATGTGGGAAAAGCCGTTAATCCAAAGGGAGCAGAGGGTCAGATAGAAGGCGGAATTGTCATGAGTCTGGGGTATGCACTGACGGAATCCTATCCGCTGAAAGATTGTGTGCCTACGGGGAAATTTGGTACGATCGGATTATTCCGTGCGGATAAGACACCTCCGGTAAAAAGCATACTTATTGAAAAACCTGGTTTAAAAACAAGTTACGGTGCCATAGGGATTGGAGAAATCACCTCTATACCGACTGCACCGGCCGTACAGGGGGCTTATTATAAACTCACAGGAGAATTCCAGACATCCTTACCATTGAAGAATACACCCTATGAGAAGAAGAGAAAGTAA
- a CDS encoding AI-2E family transporter, whose amino-acid sequence MDKIDLKRVVRYIIVILFSSIIFIAAIFNLDKIAAMITAGVKILMPVILGLCLAFVINPLMSALETRIFARIQKKTKRKKNSSYRGLAILFSYFFVIGIVLSVFLIVIPQIRNAFVTLSHSLPDMIENACDWIRNAAADMGVSVHEIPAESIDWKEMFSTLSEKIGMNSVNKVFSGALFFVSSFFGGVFDLIMGIAISIHVLINKERIARFFKRLVLAYANQTLSSHVFEVTGIINEAFRNFISGQLTEAVILGVLCFIGMTIFRFPFALAVSAVVALTALIPVLGAWVGGILGAVLTLTVSPMKAIFFVLFIVILQQLENNLIYPRVVGKSMNLPAVLILVSVLLGGKVAGVIGMLLSVPLCSIIYTILKQSMGRHLELKQLQI is encoded by the coding sequence ATGGATAAGATTGATTTAAAAAGAGTTGTCAGATATATTATAGTTATTCTTTTTTCGTCTATTATTTTTATTGCCGCTATATTTAATTTGGATAAGATAGCAGCCATGATAACGGCAGGAGTAAAGATACTTATGCCGGTTATCCTTGGACTTTGCCTTGCATTTGTGATTAATCCTTTGATGAGTGCTTTGGAAACGAGGATATTTGCCCGAATTCAGAAAAAAACAAAAAGGAAGAAGAATAGTAGTTATAGAGGGTTAGCTATTTTATTCTCCTATTTCTTTGTTATTGGAATAGTCCTAAGCGTTTTCTTAATTGTGATACCGCAAATCAGGAATGCGTTTGTAACACTCTCCCACTCCTTGCCCGATATGATAGAAAACGCCTGTGACTGGATCCGTAATGCAGCCGCTGATATGGGAGTCTCTGTCCATGAAATACCGGCTGAAAGCATTGACTGGAAAGAGATGTTTTCTACGTTGTCAGAAAAGATAGGAATGAATTCCGTAAATAAAGTGTTTTCAGGAGCATTATTTTTTGTTTCCTCTTTTTTTGGAGGAGTGTTTGACTTGATCATGGGGATTGCTATATCAATCCACGTACTTATCAATAAAGAAAGAATTGCAAGATTTTTCAAACGCTTGGTTCTGGCATATGCAAATCAAACCCTTTCTTCTCATGTATTTGAAGTTACCGGGATCATTAATGAAGCTTTTCGCAATTTCATATCCGGACAGTTGACAGAGGCTGTGATCCTTGGCGTTTTATGTTTTATAGGGATGACAATATTCAGATTCCCATTTGCATTAGCGGTCTCTGCGGTGGTGGCACTGACAGCGCTGATTCCTGTGCTGGGAGCATGGGTGGGTGGCATTCTGGGGGCTGTTCTAACACTTACAGTATCACCGATGAAGGCTATTTTTTTCGTTCTCTTTATTGTTATACTGCAACAGTTGGAAAATAATCTGATATATCCCCGCGTCGTAGGAAAATCCATGAATCTTCCAGCTGTTCTGATACTGGTTTCAGTTTTGCTGGGAGGAAAGGTCGCGGGTGTTATCGGTATGCTGCTCAGCGTACCGCTTTGTTCGATTATCTATACAATACTAAAACAATCTATGGGCAGGCATCTTGAGTTAAAACAACTCCAGATATAA
- a CDS encoding winged helix-turn-helix domain-containing protein, producing MNKKISYRMSIRIFGEGKAFGPGISLLLHRVDEFGSLQKAALSMDMAYSKAWKMIHEMEEQWGFALTERETGGRDGGGSKLTERGKALLYQYDRFTEAAGKDTGELFKSYFSEEWLNSALYY from the coding sequence ATGAATAAAAAAATATCTTATAGAATGAGTATCAGAATATTTGGGGAGGGTAAAGCCTTTGGTCCCGGAATCTCGCTTCTGCTACATAGAGTAGATGAGTTCGGTTCTCTGCAAAAGGCGGCATTATCCATGGATATGGCTTATAGCAAAGCATGGAAGATGATTCATGAGATGGAGGAGCAGTGGGGCTTTGCTCTGACGGAACGTGAAACAGGGGGAAGGGATGGAGGAGGTTCAAAACTTACAGAAAGGGGCAAAGCCCTTCTGTATCAGTATGACAGATTTACAGAAGCAGCCGGGAAAGATACAGGGGAGTTGTTTAAAAGCTATTTTTCCGAGGAATGGCTGAACAGTGCGCTTTATTATTGA
- a CDS encoding xanthine phosphoribosyltransferase: MKLLEERIRKDGIVKPGNVLKVDSFLNHQMDVNLFNEMGKEFKRLFSDCPVNKILTIEASGIGIACIVAQHFNVPVVFAKKTQSINLDGEIYISNIESFTHKRSYDVIVSKKYITRDDHILIIDDFLANGCAVQGLIELIQSAGATVEGVGIAIEKGQQPGGTMLRSQGIRVESLAVIDGMNDETGEIRFR; encoded by the coding sequence ATGAAATTATTGGAAGAGCGCATTCGGAAAGATGGAATTGTGAAACCTGGTAATGTTTTAAAGGTTGACAGTTTCCTGAATCACCAGATGGATGTCAATTTGTTTAATGAGATGGGTAAAGAATTTAAGCGGTTATTTTCAGACTGTCCTGTGAATAAAATTCTGACCATCGAGGCATCGGGAATTGGAATCGCCTGTATTGTGGCACAACACTTTAATGTTCCTGTGGTATTCGCCAAGAAAACACAAAGTATCAATCTTGATGGAGAGATTTATATCAGTAACATTGAATCATTTACTCATAAGCGTTCTTATGATGTGATTGTCTCCAAAAAGTATATTACCCGGGATGATCATATTCTGATTATAGACGATTTCCTTGCCAATGGATGTGCAGTTCAAGGATTGATTGAATTAATACAAAGTGCAGGTGCAACTGTGGAAGGTGTAGGGATTGCCATAGAGAAAGGACAGCAGCCCGGCGGAACAATGCTGCGCAGTCAGGGCATCCGCGTAGAGTCACTGGCGGTTATTGATGGCATGAATGACGAAACAGGAGAGATACGTTTCAGATAA
- a CDS encoding MATE family efflux transporter, producing the protein MAKSTTKDMASGSPMKLILGFAIPMLLGLLFQQCYSMVNTIIVGQWLGVNSLAAVGSTGSINFMIIGFCTGVCSGFAIPSAQKFGAGDYRALRKFVANSIWISVIFAVVMTIVFCSLSMTILRWMKTPADIIDEANSYIFVIFLGIPATFLYNLLAGIIRSLGDSKTPVYFLTLSSVLNAVLDVVSIGVLHMGVAGPAWSTVISQTVSGLLCLVYIRKQFDILKIKGDEWNWDGHCVSMLCMMGIPMGLQYSITAIGSVILQTSVNTLGSMAVASVTAGSRISQFFCCPFDALGGTIATYAGQNVGAKKLDRITQGLKASAIIGAVYSVVACLLLVVFGKSIALLFLKADEVQILKQVHEFLIINSLFYIPLTLVNVVRFCIQGMGYSAFAILAGVCEMAARTVVGFFLVPHFGYMAVCFASPLAWVCADLFLIPAYSYCLKKLRSLFGINPKPVSLV; encoded by the coding sequence ATGGCAAAAAGCACCACGAAGGATATGGCATCCGGCTCACCTATGAAGCTGATACTTGGCTTTGCAATTCCGATGCTGCTGGGACTTTTGTTTCAGCAATGCTACAGTATGGTGAATACGATTATCGTAGGGCAGTGGCTGGGTGTGAATTCACTCGCAGCGGTCGGATCTACCGGATCTATTAATTTTATGATTATCGGTTTCTGTACAGGTGTCTGCAGTGGTTTTGCAATCCCGTCGGCGCAGAAGTTTGGAGCGGGAGATTATAGGGCACTCAGGAAGTTTGTAGCCAACAGTATTTGGATTTCTGTTATATTTGCCGTGGTTATGACAATTGTATTCTGCTCACTTTCCATGACGATTCTCAGATGGATGAAAACACCGGCAGATATCATAGATGAAGCAAACAGTTATATCTTTGTGATTTTCTTAGGGATACCGGCTACCTTCTTATATAATCTGCTGGCAGGTATTATCCGCTCCCTGGGAGACAGTAAGACACCGGTTTATTTTCTGACGCTTTCATCGGTACTGAATGCTGTATTGGATGTGGTTTCCATCGGTGTTCTGCATATGGGAGTGGCAGGTCCTGCGTGGTCAACGGTAATCTCTCAGACTGTATCCGGTCTTCTGTGTCTGGTCTACATAAGAAAGCAATTTGACATCCTGAAGATAAAAGGTGATGAATGGAACTGGGACGGACATTGTGTCAGTATGCTGTGTATGATGGGGATTCCGATGGGATTGCAGTATTCAATAACAGCCATCGGCAGTGTCATTCTCCAAACCTCTGTTAATACACTGGGCTCCATGGCAGTTGCCTCTGTGACAGCAGGAAGCAGGATAAGTCAGTTTTTCTGCTGCCCCTTTGATGCTCTGGGCGGGACGATAGCGACTTATGCAGGCCAGAACGTGGGAGCAAAGAAGCTGGATCGAATCACACAGGGCTTAAAGGCCTCTGCTATTATAGGAGCTGTCTATTCAGTAGTGGCTTGTCTGCTATTGGTTGTATTCGGAAAATCCATCGCATTGTTATTTTTAAAAGCAGACGAGGTTCAGATTCTGAAACAGGTTCATGAATTCCTGATTATTAACAGTCTGTTCTACATACCGCTTACGCTGGTAAATGTTGTAAGATTCTGTATTCAGGGAATGGGCTACAGTGCATTTGCAATATTGGCGGGTGTCTGTGAGATGGCAGCAAGAACAGTAGTCGGGTTTTTCCTCGTGCCTCATTTCGGATATATGGCAGTTTGTTTTGCCAGTCCGCTGGCATGGGTTTGTGCCGATTTGTTTTTAATTCCGGCCTATTCTTATTGCCTGAAAAAATTGCGGTCGTTATTTGGGATAAATCCGAAGCCCGTAAGTCTGGTATAG